The following coding sequences are from one Phenylobacterium glaciei window:
- a CDS encoding ArsR/SmtB family transcription factor has product MQAATQQMDRVFGALADPTRRAILARLADGEATVNELVAPFALSQPTISKHLKVLEGAGLVSRGRNAQFRPVRLNAKPLAEAARWIGDYRRFWDESLDQLEAYVKELQAKGEAS; this is encoded by the coding sequence ATGCAGGCGGCGACGCAACAGATGGATCGGGTGTTCGGCGCCCTGGCCGATCCGACGCGGCGAGCAATCCTGGCGCGGCTGGCGGACGGGGAGGCGACGGTCAATGAACTGGTCGCGCCCTTCGCGCTGAGCCAGCCGACCATCTCCAAGCACCTGAAGGTGCTGGAAGGGGCGGGGCTGGTCTCGCGGGGCCGTAACGCCCAGTTTCGGCCCGTGCGGCTGAACGCCAAGCCCCTGGCTGAGGCGGCCCGCTGGATCGGCGACTATCGCCGGTTCTGGGACGAAAGCCTGGATCAACTCGAAGCCTATGTGAAGGAGCTCCAGGCCAAGGGAGAGGCGTCATGA
- a CDS encoding pyridoxamine 5'-phosphate oxidase family protein, with amino-acid sequence MNSDLRPDIIAVLEAGKDLTLATLRPDGSPQATTVSYASQGLDIYFGCGSQSQKARNLARDPRVSATIDLPYRDWAEIRGLSLGGRATEITDPEALARAGLLFMEKFPEVAQYVATPAGEMKMFHLRPQVVSVLDYGKGFGHTDLVQIDEPATTDGVS; translated from the coding sequence ATGAACTCGGACCTGCGACCAGACATCATCGCCGTCCTTGAGGCGGGCAAGGACCTGACCTTGGCGACCCTCAGGCCAGATGGGTCGCCGCAAGCCACCACGGTGAGCTATGCGAGCCAAGGCCTCGACATCTATTTCGGCTGCGGGAGCCAGTCGCAAAAGGCGCGCAACCTGGCGCGCGACCCCCGGGTCTCGGCGACCATCGACCTGCCCTACCGCGACTGGGCGGAAATCCGCGGCCTGTCCCTCGGCGGGCGGGCGACCGAGATCACCGACCCCGAGGCCTTGGCCAGGGCAGGCCTGCTCTTCATGGAAAAGTTTCCCGAAGTCGCCCAGTACGTCGCCACTCCCGCCGGCGAGATGAAGATGTTCCATCTGCGGCCGCAGGTGGTTTCGGTCCTGGACTACGGCAAGGGCTTTGGTCACACCGACCTCGTGCAGATCGACGAGCCCGCCACCACCGACGGCGTGTCATGA
- a CDS encoding TerC family protein produces the protein MLLSPLLGKPLWMWLIFAAVVVILLVLDLGVLHRKQRTIGVGESLALSAGYILMGLGFGAWVWGELGPQAGVEYLTGFLVEKSLALDNVFVIASIFAAFAVPTVYQHRVLFWGILGVIVLRAVMIGLGAALVARFDWALLVFAGFLILMGAKMFLANGEAKDPRDNLVYRWAASHLRLTEGFRGSRFLVREPGPGGRQVLFATPLLMVLVIIELADVIFAVDSVPAIFAITTDPYLVYTSNIFAILGLRALYFALAAVVDRFAYLKQALAALLVFIGGKVLVAEAIGWEKFPAPVSLGVTAALLLGGIGYSVWRTRRPAAGAA, from the coding sequence ATGCTTCTCTCGCCCCTGCTGGGCAAGCCGCTCTGGATGTGGCTGATCTTCGCCGCCGTCGTCGTGATCCTGCTGGTGCTGGACCTCGGGGTGCTGCACCGGAAACAGAGAACGATCGGGGTGGGCGAGAGCCTGGCCCTGTCGGCCGGCTATATCCTCATGGGCCTGGGCTTCGGAGCCTGGGTCTGGGGAGAGCTGGGGCCGCAGGCTGGTGTTGAGTACCTGACGGGTTTCCTGGTGGAGAAGAGCCTGGCCCTGGACAACGTCTTCGTCATCGCCAGCATCTTCGCGGCTTTCGCGGTTCCGACGGTCTACCAGCATCGGGTGCTGTTCTGGGGAATCCTGGGGGTGATCGTGCTGCGGGCCGTGATGATCGGCCTCGGCGCCGCCCTGGTGGCGCGGTTCGACTGGGCCCTGCTGGTGTTCGCGGGCTTCCTGATCCTGATGGGCGCCAAGATGTTCCTGGCCAATGGGGAGGCGAAGGACCCGCGCGACAACCTCGTCTATCGCTGGGCCGCCTCCCACCTGCGGCTGACCGAGGGTTTTCGCGGCTCACGCTTTCTCGTGCGTGAGCCAGGCCCGGGCGGCCGGCAGGTGCTGTTCGCCACCCCGCTGCTGATGGTGCTGGTGATCATCGAACTGGCGGACGTGATCTTCGCCGTCGACTCCGTGCCGGCGATCTTCGCCATCACCACCGACCCCTACCTTGTCTACACCTCCAACATCTTCGCCATCCTGGGCCTGCGGGCGCTCTACTTCGCCCTGGCCGCGGTGGTGGATCGGTTCGCCTATCTCAAGCAGGCCCTGGCGGCGCTGCTGGTCTTCATCGGCGGCAAGGTCTTGGTGGCCGAGGCCATCGGCTGGGAGAAGTTCCCCGCGCCCGTGTCCCTCGGGGTCACCGCTGCCCTGCTGCTGGGCGGGATCGGCTATTCCGTCTGGCGCACCCGGCGGCCGGCGGCCGGCGCCGCGTGA
- a CDS encoding alpha/beta fold hydrolase, with product MNRVDRRLVLGAGALLGAGLATKGFAAETATTGYAKVDGLKVYYEVHGGPLAGLPPFVLLHGGMMTIETAFPDGFLARLARVRPLIAIEQQGHGHTADRESAPSLDRMSADTAGVLAHLGVKQAHFVGHSLGGMVAMNMAVRRPDLARTVSAISISYTLDGYQPELVKLQRGEIQQPSPELTALLPTEADFASWQASYRRTAPDPTAFDRVLTKTNAMLSAWTGWSPEQLRAVKTPTLLAIGDNDFVRIDHAAEMARLIPGAQLAVLPNTTHLNILTRGAWLEPMIAARIGDA from the coding sequence ATGAACCGCGTGGATCGGCGGTTGGTTCTGGGGGCAGGGGCCCTGTTGGGCGCGGGGCTGGCGACGAAGGGATTCGCCGCGGAGACCGCGACCACCGGCTACGCCAAGGTCGATGGCCTGAAGGTCTATTACGAGGTCCACGGCGGGCCGCTGGCTGGCCTGCCGCCCTTCGTGCTGCTGCACGGCGGGATGATGACCATCGAGACGGCGTTCCCGGACGGCTTCCTGGCCCGGCTGGCGCGGGTCCGACCGCTGATCGCCATCGAGCAGCAGGGGCACGGCCATACGGCCGACCGAGAGAGCGCGCCCAGCCTGGACCGCATGTCCGCCGATACTGCCGGCGTGCTGGCGCATCTGGGCGTGAAACAGGCGCATTTCGTCGGTCATAGCCTCGGCGGCATGGTGGCCATGAACATGGCGGTGCGCCGGCCCGACCTGGCCCGGACCGTGTCGGCCATCAGCATCAGCTACACCCTGGACGGCTATCAGCCGGAGCTCGTGAAGTTGCAGCGGGGCGAGATCCAGCAGCCGTCGCCCGAACTGACGGCTCTCCTGCCCACCGAGGCGGACTTCGCGTCCTGGCAGGCCAGCTACCGGCGTACCGCGCCCGATCCCACGGCCTTTGATCGCGTACTGACCAAGACCAACGCCATGCTCAGCGCCTGGACCGGCTGGTCGCCGGAGCAACTGCGGGCGGTGAAGACGCCGACCCTGCTGGCTATCGGCGACAACGACTTCGTACGCATCGACCATGCCGCCGAGATGGCGCGGCTTATCCCCGGCGCCCAGCTCGCTGTCCTGCCAAACACCACCCACCTGAATATCCTGACCCGCGGCGCCTGGCTTGAGCCGATGATCGCCGCCCGTATCGGAGACGCCTGA
- a CDS encoding alkene reductase encodes MPSLFDPLVVGDLTLPNRVIMAPLTRSRAGDSRIPNALMAKYYEQRASAGLLISEGVPVDPMGVGYAGVPGVWSAEQTQGWRLVTSAVHAAGGRIFMQIWHVGRISDPSFLDGRAPVAPSAIAAKGHVSLLRPERDYPTPRALETSEIQDVVEAFRLGAQNAQKAGFDGVELHGANGYLLDQFLQDSSNHRTDQYGGSIANRARLMLECADAAVSVWGSDRVGMHLAPRGDAHSVGDSDLAATFTHVATELGKRKLAFLCAREAQGPDSLGPQLKKAFGGVYIANEKFTGESAQAALDAGWADAVAFGKDFLANPDLVERLRTGAPLNRWNLATFYAPGAEGYTDYPALSELQTAG; translated from the coding sequence ATGCCCTCGCTCTTCGATCCGCTCGTCGTTGGTGACCTGACCCTGCCCAACCGGGTGATCATGGCGCCCCTGACGCGCAGCCGCGCGGGTGACAGTCGCATCCCCAACGCCCTGATGGCCAAGTACTACGAGCAGCGCGCCTCGGCCGGCCTGCTGATCTCCGAGGGCGTGCCGGTCGACCCCATGGGTGTGGGCTATGCCGGCGTCCCCGGCGTCTGGTCAGCCGAACAGACGCAGGGCTGGCGCCTGGTGACCTCCGCGGTGCACGCCGCTGGCGGCCGCATCTTTATGCAGATCTGGCACGTGGGCCGCATCTCCGACCCCAGCTTCCTGGACGGCCGCGCGCCGGTCGCGCCCAGCGCCATCGCCGCCAAGGGCCATGTCAGCCTGCTGCGTCCTGAGCGAGACTATCCCACCCCGCGCGCCCTGGAGACCAGCGAGATCCAGGACGTGGTGGAGGCCTTCCGCCTGGGCGCCCAGAACGCCCAGAAGGCCGGCTTCGACGGGGTGGAACTGCACGGCGCCAATGGCTACCTGCTCGACCAGTTCCTGCAGGACAGCTCCAACCATCGCACCGACCAGTACGGCGGCTCCATCGCCAACCGCGCCCGCCTGATGCTGGAATGCGCCGACGCCGCCGTCTCGGTCTGGGGCTCCGACCGCGTCGGCATGCACCTGGCCCCGCGCGGCGACGCCCACAGCGTCGGCGACAGCGACCTGGCGGCCACCTTTACCCACGTCGCCACCGAGCTGGGCAAGCGCAAGCTGGCCTTCCTCTGCGCCCGTGAGGCGCAGGGGCCCGACAGCCTGGGCCCGCAGCTGAAGAAGGCGTTCGGCGGGGTCTATATCGCCAATGAGAAGTTCACCGGCGAGAGCGCCCAGGCCGCCCTGGACGCCGGCTGGGCCGACGCCGTGGCCTTTGGCAAGGACTTCCTGGCCAATCCCGACCTGGTGGAGCGCCTGCGCACCGGCGCGCCGCTGAACCGGTGGAACCTGGCGACCTTCTATGCGCCGGGGGCGGAGGGCTACACCGACTATCCGGCCCTATCGGAGCTGCAGACGGCGGGCTGA
- a CDS encoding LOG family protein, translated as MPTPAPAPNAAQLISPAYRLAALDQDFLLSSPMRGVRFMLEFAKVDEALAAWGVRSTLVVFGSARIAEDGPGRQGDWYGAARAFAALASRQGGAIRTADRLRDNVIATGGGPGIMEAANLGAADVGAPSIGFNISLPHEQEPNAYSTPELTFRFHYFAMRKMHLAMRANALVVFPGGFGTLDELFEILTLRQTDKSPPIPVVLFDEAYWRSVINFDALLAAGMVDSADLKIFRFAETPEQIWAELLDCGLPVAAERTGAGPPNR; from the coding sequence ATGCCGACCCCTGCACCGGCGCCCAACGCGGCGCAGCTGATCTCGCCCGCCTATCGCTTGGCGGCCCTGGACCAGGACTTCCTGCTGAGCTCTCCCATGCGCGGGGTCCGCTTCATGCTGGAGTTCGCCAAGGTGGATGAGGCGCTCGCCGCGTGGGGAGTGCGATCCACCCTGGTGGTGTTCGGCAGCGCCCGGATCGCCGAGGACGGTCCGGGCCGGCAAGGCGACTGGTATGGGGCGGCGCGCGCCTTCGCCGCCCTGGCCTCGCGGCAGGGTGGCGCGATCCGGACGGCCGACAGGCTGCGTGACAACGTGATCGCCACCGGCGGCGGGCCCGGGATCATGGAGGCCGCCAACCTGGGGGCCGCCGACGTGGGCGCGCCGTCGATCGGGTTCAACATCAGCCTGCCGCACGAGCAGGAACCGAACGCCTATTCCACCCCCGAACTCACCTTCCGCTTCCACTACTTCGCCATGCGCAAGATGCACCTGGCCATGCGCGCCAACGCCCTTGTGGTGTTCCCGGGCGGCTTCGGGACCCTCGACGAACTGTTCGAGATCCTGACCCTGCGCCAGACTGACAAGTCGCCGCCGATCCCGGTGGTGCTGTTCGATGAGGCCTACTGGCGGTCAGTCATCAATTTCGACGCGCTATTGGCCGCTGGCATGGTGGATTCCGCGGACCTCAAGATCTTCCGGTTCGCCGAGACCCCTGAGCAGATCTGGGCGGAACTGCTGGATTGCGGCCTGCCGGTGGCGGCGGAGCGGACGGGAGCGGGGCCACCGAACCGTTAG
- a CDS encoding tellurite resistance TerB family protein, with the protein MNLSNRRPTNASLRTEAWTPGDSLQLDALVGACALVAYADGWVTAEERRRLVARVQGLPAFGVFGVDEAIQAFEALIERFDKDPDDGEAVAEAAILRLRGRSGPAHLLVAAACSIAAADGGFDAEERAAILRICDLLDLEADAFDLVAAGGRR; encoded by the coding sequence ATGAATCTTTCCAATCGACGGCCCACCAACGCCAGCCTGAGAACCGAGGCCTGGACCCCCGGCGACAGCCTGCAGCTGGACGCCCTGGTGGGCGCCTGCGCCCTTGTGGCCTACGCCGACGGATGGGTGACCGCCGAGGAACGCCGCCGTCTCGTGGCGCGCGTCCAAGGCCTGCCAGCCTTCGGCGTCTTCGGCGTGGATGAGGCGATACAGGCTTTCGAGGCCCTGATCGAACGTTTCGACAAGGATCCAGACGATGGGGAGGCGGTGGCCGAGGCGGCGATCCTGCGACTGCGGGGGCGGTCCGGTCCGGCCCATCTGCTGGTGGCCGCGGCCTGCTCCATCGCCGCCGCCGACGGGGGCTTCGACGCTGAGGAGCGGGCGGCGATCCTGCGGATCTGCGACCTCCTGGACCTGGAGGCCGACGCCTTTGACCTGGTGGCCGCCGGAGGCCGGCGATGA
- a CDS encoding pyridoxamine 5'-phosphate oxidase family protein, with protein MADKSLADIAKDMRHIDIAILSTVTSGGAIAGRPMSNNKDVDYDGDAYFFTDASTGVATEIEANPQVGLGYQGKHNLYIAVTGQAELIREKASFAEHWNSDLDKWFEAGIDTPGLTLIRVKAKALKYWDGKDHGEVRV; from the coding sequence GTGGCCGACAAATCCCTCGCCGACATCGCCAAAGACATGCGGCACATCGACATCGCCATCCTCTCGACCGTGACCTCGGGTGGCGCGATCGCCGGACGGCCGATGAGCAACAATAAGGACGTCGACTACGACGGCGACGCCTACTTCTTTACCGACGCGAGCACTGGGGTGGCCACCGAGATCGAGGCCAATCCGCAGGTGGGCCTGGGTTATCAGGGCAAGCATAACCTCTATATCGCCGTCACCGGCCAGGCCGAGTTGATCCGCGAGAAGGCCAGCTTCGCCGAGCACTGGAATTCCGATCTCGACAAGTGGTTCGAGGCCGGCATCGACACCCCTGGCCTGACCCTGATCCGTGTGAAGGCCAAGGCGCTGAAGTATTGGGACGGCAAGGACCACGGTGAGGTCCGGGTCTAG
- a CDS encoding NAD(P)H-dependent oxidoreductase, translated as MKHAVIIAHPNPRSLTCSAGATYAEAVRALGHQAIVRDLYQLGFDPCLKAAEIPGAPGYAVGDDAQEERRLLADADVFAFIYPLWFNAPPAMLKGYVERVFSMGFGYGPVARGTEPLLEGRKLITFSFSGAPESWVRDSGALPALMTLFDLHLSAVTGLNVLDHKHTGGIVPGITEEAVAEVLAAVSTAVRETFNSDRASAG; from the coding sequence ATGAAGCACGCGGTCATCATCGCCCATCCCAATCCCCGCAGCCTGACCTGCTCGGCCGGCGCGACCTATGCCGAGGCGGTTCGGGCTCTGGGCCACCAGGCCATTGTGCGGGACCTCTACCAACTCGGCTTCGACCCCTGTCTGAAGGCCGCGGAGATTCCGGGCGCGCCCGGTTACGCCGTCGGCGACGACGCGCAGGAGGAACGCCGGCTCCTGGCCGACGCGGACGTCTTCGCCTTCATCTATCCCCTCTGGTTCAACGCCCCGCCCGCAATGCTGAAGGGCTATGTCGAACGGGTGTTCAGCATGGGCTTTGGCTACGGCCCCGTGGCGCGGGGCACCGAACCGCTGCTGGAGGGCCGGAAGCTGATCACCTTCAGCTTCTCCGGCGCGCCGGAGTCATGGGTTCGCGACAGCGGCGCCCTCCCGGCGCTGATGACCCTGTTCGACCTGCACCTGTCGGCCGTCACCGGGTTGAACGTCCTGGATCACAAACACACAGGCGGCATCGTTCCGGGCATCACCGAGGAAGCGGTGGCCGAGGTGTTGGCGGCGGTCAGCACGGCCGTCCGTGAGACCTTTAACAGCGACCGCGCGTCGGCGGGTTGA
- a CDS encoding SRPBCC family protein → MTDPAIDRELTITRVMDAPASLLFEAYSRPEHIMKWFGPVGWPVTFAEIDFRVGGAFKFAMTGPSGAPNEPFGGTYLEIVQDQKIVYDNGFNGEKMMVVTVTFDEVDGKTKLTLHTLFASDEMAKMHLGGGFEEGTNSGLDQLEDLVADLASRIGGG, encoded by the coding sequence ATGACCGACCCCGCCATCGACCGCGAACTGACCATCACCCGCGTCATGGACGCCCCGGCCTCCCTGCTGTTCGAGGCCTATTCGCGGCCCGAGCACATCATGAAGTGGTTTGGCCCCGTCGGCTGGCCGGTGACCTTCGCGGAGATCGATTTCCGCGTCGGCGGTGCGTTCAAGTTCGCCATGACCGGGCCGAGCGGGGCGCCGAACGAGCCCTTCGGCGGGACCTATCTGGAGATCGTGCAGGACCAGAAGATCGTCTACGACAACGGCTTCAACGGCGAGAAGATGATGGTCGTCACCGTCACCTTCGATGAGGTGGACGGGAAGACGAAGCTGACCCTGCACACGCTGTTCGCCAGCGACGAGATGGCGAAGATGCACCTGGGCGGCGGCTTCGAGGAGGGGACCAATTCGGGTCTGGATCAGCTGGAAGACCTGGTGGCCGACCTCGCCTCGCGGATCGGCGGCGGCTGA